In Leucoraja erinacea ecotype New England chromosome 20, Leri_hhj_1, whole genome shotgun sequence, the DNA window AGGAGGACCAAAGCCACCACCATCTTGGCGATCTTTTTGCGGATTTTCAACCTGGACGCCGGAAGGGTCTGGTTCCTGCTGTCACACTCCTTGAAGTGGCTGGACGTGCTCCACAGTCTACGCCAAGTTAGGAAGCAGATCACCAGGTTGAAGAGCACGGGCAAGCCATACAGGGCACAGAAGAGGATAAAGTTGTACGCTTGCTTCAGTTTGACCTGGGACCAAACCTCACTGCAGAAAGGAACCCCGATTGTGGGATCAATCTCTTTCACCTTGTTCATGAAGATCAGAGGCATGCAGATCCCAGACGACACGACCCACACCACCAGGATAGTCCAGAAGATTTTTCTCCACGTGAAGAATGATCGGGCATTTAACGGGTTGTGTACATTGTAGTACCTGTTGACGCTGATAACGGTGATACTGAGGACGCTAGCAGAGACGGACACAGCCTGGGTGAAAGGGGCTGCCCGGCACATGAAGTCGCCGTAGATCCAGGCTTTGTATATCTGGTAGCCCAGAGTGGtgggcatgcacacacacaccaccatcaGGTCGCACACGGCGAGATTGATCAGCAAGCTGCGAGTGGCGCTCACTCCGGGTATCCTGGTGTTCCTCTTGCTGGTCAGGACCTTGATGGACATTACGTTGCCGATGAACCCAACGACGAAAGATATAATGTACATGACCGTCAGGGCGATGGTGGCAGGTTCTCGGATGGTGAGCAGAATGTTCTCCAGATCGCCCAGGTCCCCGTGGATGTAGAAGGAAATGTTGTTCCCGGCGAGGTGTTCCGCGGTTGGGAAGAGTGGATAGGGGAAGCTTTGGGAAGAATTCATTTTTCCCTTTGGCCCAGATCTTCAGAGGCAGAATGTTGCCGGGGCTAACTCCGCCGCCCTGTCACTCCCCATCACTTGTGCCTCT includes these proteins:
- the LOC129706715 gene encoding QRFP-like peptide receptor, whose amino-acid sequence is MNSSQSFPYPLFPTAEHLAGNNISFYIHGDLGDLENILLTIREPATIALTVMYIISFVVGFIGNVMSIKVLTSKRNTRIPGVSATRSLLINLAVCDLMVVCVCMPTTLGYQIYKAWIYGDFMCRAAPFTQAVSVSASVLSITVISVNRYYNVHNPLNARSFFTWRKIFWTILVVWVVSSGICMPLIFMNKVKEIDPTIGVPFCSEVWSQVKLKQAYNFILFCALYGLPVLFNLVICFLTWRRLWSTSSHFKECDSRNQTLPASRLKIRKKIAKMVVALVLLFALSWLPIYLVDIWVDFNSEVASKDGGASSVWIMHFRPFAQWLSLTNSSLNPICYCFVGDLYRSAKEIKSKYRRTLVSLFNYSLSEGSTRSTIPKLLSYKESCRISTKEVNFVESKERKVKDCRAPQGISETSLSTCHPLPKLTVGMDKNDPSNNK